In the genome of Massilia sp. PAMC28688, one region contains:
- a CDS encoding YihY/virulence factor BrkB family protein codes for MKSRFGPELLVLNRRANKYILKHPLAFLWQTLRGFKANQGLLLAGAVAYYALLSIVPFLMLVVVALSHFIPQAELLDTLARYLEWLVPSQSRAVVGELSNFLADRELVTWVLFLVMLFFSSVAFTALENAMSVIFYHRVAIRRRRFLISAILPYCYIVGLGLGIMIVTLVAGTLQVMGEESVLFLGYAWSLDGVSGVLLYLLGLTGEILVLSSIYLVMPVGRLSVSHALIGGVTAALLWEIARHVLVWYFSTLSQVNVVYGSMTTAIVVMFSLEIGAILLLYGAQVIAEYERVGRNEQHDEPEPMTTQPPPPLPPEDGK; via the coding sequence ATGAAAAGCCGCTTCGGACCCGAGCTGCTGGTCCTGAACCGGCGGGCCAACAAATACATCCTCAAGCATCCACTGGCTTTCCTGTGGCAGACCCTGCGCGGCTTCAAGGCCAACCAGGGCTTGCTGCTGGCCGGCGCCGTGGCCTATTACGCGCTGCTGTCGATCGTGCCGTTCCTGATGCTGGTGGTGGTGGCGCTGTCACACTTCATCCCCCAGGCCGAGCTGCTCGATACGCTGGCGCGCTACCTGGAGTGGCTGGTGCCGAGCCAGTCGCGCGCGGTGGTGGGCGAGCTGTCGAACTTTCTGGCTGACCGCGAGCTGGTCACCTGGGTACTGTTTCTGGTGATGCTGTTCTTCAGTTCCGTCGCCTTTACCGCGCTGGAAAACGCGATGTCCGTGATTTTCTATCACCGCGTCGCGATCCGGCGCCGGCGCTTCCTCATCTCGGCCATCCTGCCGTACTGCTACATTGTCGGCCTGGGGCTGGGCATCATGATCGTGACGCTGGTGGCCGGCACGCTGCAGGTCATGGGCGAGGAGAGCGTGCTGTTTCTGGGCTATGCATGGTCGCTTGACGGAGTCTCCGGCGTGCTGCTGTACCTGCTGGGGCTGACCGGCGAAATCCTGGTGCTCAGTTCCATTTACCTGGTCATGCCGGTGGGGCGCCTGTCGGTATCGCACGCGCTCATTGGCGGGGTGACTGCCGCGCTGTTGTGGGAGATCGCGCGCCATGTGCTGGTCTGGTATTTTTCCACGCTGTCGCAAGTCAATGTGGTGTACGGGTCCATGACCACGGCCATCGTTGTCATGTTCAGCCTGGAGATCGGCGCCATCTTGCTGCTCTATGGCGCGCAGGTGATTGCCGAATACGAGCGGGTGGGGCGCAACGAGCAGCACGATGAACCGGAACCGATGACCACGCAACCGCCGCCTCCCTTGCCGCCTGAGGACGGCAAATAG
- the egtB gene encoding ergothioneine biosynthesis protein EgtB, translated as MIEAHYRQVRARSLALAAPLSDEDCAAQSMADASPVKWHLAHTTWFFETFVLERHEAGFRPFHPAFRMLFNSYYNGVGERHPRAARGLLTRPSMAEVRAYRADVDQRMLTLLNVQGDSDAALVQLASLGLQHEQQHQELMLTDVLHLLSANPLLPAYDSAAPQAAARPGAMEWCSFDGGLVEIGHEGDGFCFDNELPRHRQYLAPYQLATRLVSNGDFLAFMDDGGYRNPALWLAEGWDVVCRERLSHPLYWRYDDNDGWRKFSLRGEQSLDLAQPACHLSLYEAAACAAWMGARLPTEGEWEAGAASPGLDDLSGPCWQWTSSSYAPYPGYASAPGALGEYNGKFMLNQYVLRGASLATPEGHARRSYRNFFPAATRWQFTGVRLAR; from the coding sequence ATGATCGAGGCACACTACCGGCAGGTGAGGGCGCGCTCCCTGGCGCTGGCAGCGCCCCTGTCCGACGAAGATTGCGCGGCGCAGTCCATGGCTGACGCCAGTCCCGTCAAGTGGCACCTGGCCCACACCACCTGGTTCTTCGAAACGTTTGTGCTCGAGCGCCATGAGGCGGGGTTCCGCCCGTTTCATCCGGCGTTTCGCATGCTGTTCAATTCCTACTACAACGGCGTGGGCGAGCGCCATCCGCGCGCAGCGCGGGGCTTGCTGACGCGGCCTTCCATGGCCGAGGTGCGCGCCTACCGCGCCGATGTTGATCAGCGCATGCTGACCTTGCTGAACGTGCAGGGCGACAGCGACGCGGCCCTGGTGCAACTGGCCTCGCTGGGACTGCAGCACGAGCAGCAGCACCAGGAACTGATGCTCACCGACGTGCTGCACCTGCTGTCGGCCAATCCCCTGCTGCCCGCATATGACAGCGCGGCGCCGCAGGCGGCAGCGCGTCCCGGTGCCATGGAGTGGTGCAGCTTTGACGGCGGCCTGGTCGAGATTGGTCACGAAGGCGATGGCTTTTGCTTTGACAATGAGTTGCCGCGCCACCGCCAGTACCTGGCGCCCTACCAGCTGGCCACGCGCCTGGTGTCCAATGGCGACTTCCTCGCCTTCATGGACGATGGCGGCTACCGCAATCCGGCCCTGTGGCTGGCCGAGGGCTGGGATGTGGTGTGCCGCGAGCGGCTTTCCCATCCGCTGTACTGGCGGTATGACGACAACGATGGCTGGCGCAAGTTTTCCCTGCGCGGCGAGCAATCCCTCGATCTGGCGCAGCCGGCCTGCCACCTGTCGCTGTACGAGGCGGCAGCCTGCGCGGCGTGGATGGGCGCGCGCCTGCCGACCGAAGGCGAATGGGAAGCCGGCGCCGCTTCGCCCGGCCTCGACGACCTGTCCGGACCGTGCTGGCAGTGGACCAGCAGCAGTTATGCCCCGTATCCTGGCTACGCCAGCGCGCCGGGCGCTTTGGGTGAATACAATGGAAAGTTCATGCTCAATCAGTACGTGCTGCGCGGCGCCTCGCTGGCCACGCCCGAGGGCCATGCACGGCGCAGCTACCGCAATTTCTTCCCTGCCGCCACGCGCTGGCAATTTACCGGTGTGAGGCTGGCACGATGA